In the genome of Deinococcota bacterium, one region contains:
- a CDS encoding DUF302 domain-containing protein produces MALTLLPLLLVTLVQAQAAAPPEATPTAEGLVVMESPRSVAETQAQLEAALEANGFIVVAIVDHAQNAAEAGLELRPTRVVLFGNPEAGTPLMQSAQTVAIDLPQKMLLWEDEDGRVFVAYNDPVYLAERHGLSGMDEMLGNIRNALDSLAAAATAP; encoded by the coding sequence TTGGCCCTTACCCTTTTGCCGCTCTTACTCGTCACGCTCGTCCAGGCGCAAGCGGCCGCACCCCCAGAGGCCACGCCCACGGCGGAGGGCCTCGTCGTCATGGAGAGCCCGCGCAGCGTCGCCGAGACCCAGGCCCAGCTCGAGGCCGCCTTGGAAGCCAACGGCTTCATCGTCGTCGCTATCGTCGACCACGCCCAGAACGCCGCCGAGGCCGGGCTCGAGCTGAGGCCGACGCGGGTCGTCCTCTTCGGCAACCCCGAGGCGGGCACGCCGCTCATGCAGAGCGCCCAGACCGTCGCCATCGACCTGCCCCAGAAGATGCTCCTCTGGGAGGACGAAGACGGCCGCGTCTTCGTCGCCTACAACGACCCCGTGTACCTAGCCGAACGCCACGGCCTCAGCGGCATGGACGAGATGCTGGGGAATATCAGGAACGCGCTCGACAGCCTCGCCGCGGCGGCCACCGCGCCCTGA